The following coding sequences lie in one Paenibacillus durus ATCC 35681 genomic window:
- a CDS encoding GGDEF domain-containing protein codes for MKTRIKAAFSIILPFILIALAYIFYTKTNTMSKPQLDIIQLSPYAIFLLGAVVSWKFNRSREFFILIILTLCLALIKYLPGIIGRPTQIADIYSIIGLVIPINIALFSFLKERGIFSLWGFIRIGFILSQFLFIFWLLNSGQREFLNLIHKDILPVKLDSITPVSQVSIIAFMVTLIILIIRQISYKSSQDISFIGVLFALFFALHHNTNPIFYAIFFAASGIILITTIIQDSYSMAFSDELTGLPSRRALKQDMMKLGMNYVIAMLDIDFFKKFNDTYGHDTGDEVLKLVASIIKDVTGGGKSFRYGGEEFTILFPGKSINDVLPHLEELREKVSKRGFTLRGKGRSKKNSKSKSRSVKPSKQIFITVSIGVSQKSEKHKTPDAVMKSADTALYRAKKKGRNCVSK; via the coding sequence TTGAAGACTAGAATTAAAGCAGCTTTTTCGATCATACTGCCATTTATTTTAATTGCTCTAGCCTATATTTTTTACACCAAGACTAACACCATGTCCAAACCGCAACTCGATATCATACAACTGTCTCCTTATGCAATATTTCTTTTAGGGGCTGTTGTTTCTTGGAAATTTAACCGCAGCCGGGAATTTTTCATCTTAATCATTCTTACTCTATGTCTAGCGTTAATTAAATATTTGCCGGGGATTATTGGTAGACCAACGCAAATTGCTGATATCTATTCGATCATTGGTTTAGTGATTCCTATAAACATTGCGCTTTTTTCTTTTTTAAAAGAACGAGGGATATTCAGTTTATGGGGGTTTATTCGTATAGGGTTTATTCTTTCCCAATTCTTATTCATATTCTGGTTGCTTAACTCGGGACAAAGAGAGTTTCTCAATCTTATTCATAAAGACATATTACCTGTGAAGTTGGATTCAATAACTCCAGTATCGCAAGTGTCAATAATAGCCTTTATGGTAACTTTAATCATACTCATCATTAGGCAAATTTCATACAAATCCTCACAGGACATTTCCTTTATAGGTGTGTTATTTGCATTGTTTTTTGCACTGCATCATAATACTAATCCAATATTTTATGCCATATTTTTCGCGGCTTCAGGAATAATTCTTATAACAACAATCATACAGGATTCGTATTCCATGGCATTTTCTGATGAACTTACAGGTCTGCCATCAAGACGGGCCCTCAAGCAAGATATGATGAAATTGGGCATGAACTATGTGATTGCTATGTTGGACATTGATTTTTTTAAAAAGTTCAATGACACTTACGGACATGATACCGGAGATGAGGTTTTAAAGCTGGTTGCTTCGATCATAAAGGATGTAACGGGTGGGGGAAAATCCTTTCGTTATGGCGGAGAGGAGTTCACCATTCTTTTTCCAGGCAAAAGCATAAATGATGTGCTTCCTCATCTTGAAGAACTGAGAGAGAAAGTATCCAAAAGGGGTTTTACACTGCGCGGGAAGGGCAGATCTAAAAAAAATTCAAAAAGCAAATCTAGAAGCGTAAAACCATCCAAACAAATTTTCATAACCGTAAGCATCGGCGTCTCCCAAAAAAGTGAAAAGCACAAAACTCCAGATGCTGTGATGAAATCCGCCGATACCGCTTTATATCGTGCAAAGAAGAAAGGCAGAAATTGTGTTAGTAAATAA
- the cdiI gene encoding ribonuclease toxin immunity protein CdiI, whose translation MNDNIQVVNKERKEWIINQLFLSMGFLDLDTRRPFRMLSEFQFESGNNICGSEFIGCALSAYYTPDEDYYIGENKVSISYDITNEEVIMEEQEFYPYVEQYSMEYVKNNPDFKDEVEECLRNIKKRFKVE comes from the coding sequence ATGAATGATAATATACAAGTTGTAAACAAGGAAAGAAAAGAATGGATTATTAATCAATTATTCTTATCCATGGGCTTCCTTGATCTAGACACAAGACGCCCATTTAGAATGCTAAGTGAATTTCAATTTGAGTCTGGTAATAACATTTGCGGTTCTGAGTTTATAGGATGTGCACTATCAGCCTATTATACACCAGATGAAGATTATTATATTGGTGAGAATAAAGTATCTATAAGTTATGATATTACAAATGAAGAGGTAATCATGGAAGAACAGGAATTTTACCCTTACGTGGAACAATATAGCATGGAGTATGTGAAAAATAATCCAGATTTTAAAGATGAAGTTGAGGAATGTCTGCGAAATATCAAAAAAAGATTTAAAGTAGAGTAA